A genomic stretch from Lysobacter soyae includes:
- the recQ gene encoding DNA helicase RecQ, with translation MKSVQDAANDSALDVLRSVWGYQTFRGRQHAIVNHVAAGLDALVLMPTGGGKSLCYQVPALLRPGCAIVVSPLIALMQDQVEALHQLGIEAAYLNSSLPAGEAYAVEQRFVSGDLKLLYVAPERLLTPRFLDLVARAPVSLFAIDEAHCVSQWGHDFRPEYRQLTMLHKRWPSIPRIALTATADPATQEEIIERLQLDDAEQFSSSFDRPNIRYTIVEKNDARRQLLDFLDGHAGESGIVYAMSRKKVEDTAAFLRSKGYNALAYHAGMDTETRALHQRRFLREDGIIMAATIAFGMGIDKPDVRFVAHVDLPKSVEGYYQETGRAGRDGEPAEAWMAYGLGDVVNLRKMIESSEADDSRKWMERRKLDSLLGYCETLGCRRQRLLASFGEVMANPCGNCDNCLNPPEAWDATEPARMALSCVYRCGQRFGASHLIDVLRGERTERILQLGHDTVSTFAIGRDIDSNTWRSIFRQLVSHGYLETDTHGGLRLAEASRTLLKGEQTLQLRREQARVRRQRRAALSNPNSPDAWMSADARLLFDALRALRTELARAQSVPPYVIFHDKTLREIATSRPESLSALGTIEGIGPRKLAEYGNQVLDLISAN, from the coding sequence ATGAAATCCGTTCAAGACGCCGCCAACGACTCCGCGCTAGATGTGTTGCGCAGTGTTTGGGGCTATCAGACCTTCCGGGGGCGCCAGCACGCCATCGTCAACCATGTCGCCGCCGGCCTCGATGCCTTGGTGCTGATGCCGACGGGTGGCGGAAAGTCACTGTGCTATCAAGTCCCAGCCCTCCTGCGTCCGGGCTGCGCCATCGTGGTCTCTCCGCTGATTGCCTTGATGCAGGATCAGGTCGAAGCGCTGCACCAGCTTGGCATTGAAGCGGCGTATTTGAATTCAAGTTTGCCGGCCGGCGAGGCGTATGCCGTTGAGCAGCGTTTTGTGTCGGGCGATTTGAAACTGTTGTACGTGGCACCCGAACGCTTGTTGACGCCGCGTTTCTTGGACCTTGTCGCGCGCGCGCCGGTGTCTTTGTTCGCGATTGACGAAGCCCATTGCGTGTCGCAATGGGGGCACGATTTCAGGCCCGAGTATCGACAGCTGACGATGCTGCACAAACGTTGGCCGTCAATTCCACGCATCGCGCTGACCGCCACCGCCGATCCCGCCACACAAGAGGAAATCATCGAACGCTTGCAATTGGATGATGCCGAGCAGTTCTCCAGCAGCTTCGACCGACCCAACATCCGCTACACCATTGTCGAGAAAAACGATGCACGCCGGCAGTTGCTCGACTTTCTCGACGGGCATGCCGGTGAGTCCGGCATCGTCTATGCGATGTCCCGGAAAAAAGTCGAAGACACGGCCGCGTTTTTGCGAAGCAAAGGCTATAACGCCTTGGCGTATCACGCCGGCATGGATACGGAAACGCGCGCGTTACATCAGCGCCGGTTTTTGCGCGAAGACGGCATCATCATGGCGGCGACCATCGCCTTCGGAATGGGCATCGACAAGCCGGATGTCCGATTTGTCGCCCACGTGGATCTGCCGAAATCGGTCGAGGGCTATTACCAAGAAACCGGTCGTGCCGGCCGCGACGGCGAACCAGCCGAAGCGTGGATGGCCTATGGCTTGGGTGATGTCGTCAATTTGCGCAAGATGATCGAAAGCTCCGAAGCGGATGATTCGCGCAAATGGATGGAGCGTCGCAAGCTCGACAGTCTATTGGGCTACTGCGAAACGCTGGGCTGCCGTCGCCAACGCTTGCTGGCAAGCTTCGGCGAAGTGATGGCCAATCCTTGCGGGAATTGCGACAACTGCCTCAATCCGCCGGAAGCTTGGGATGCCACCGAACCCGCACGGATGGCACTGAGTTGTGTCTACCGTTGCGGTCAACGCTTCGGTGCCTCCCACCTGATTGATGTGCTGCGGGGCGAACGTACTGAACGCATCCTCCAGTTGGGTCATGACACCGTCAGCACCTTCGCCATCGGTCGGGATATCGATTCGAATACTTGGCGCAGTATTTTTCGCCAATTGGTATCGCACGGATATCTGGAGACCGACACACATGGCGGTCTGCGGTTGGCAGAGGCTTCACGTACGCTCTTGAAGGGCGAACAAACGCTGCAATTGCGCCGCGAGCAAGCGCGAGTCCGCCGTCAGCGACGTGCCGCACTGTCGAACCCGAACTCGCCGGATGCCTGGATGTCCGCCGATGCCCGCCTCTTATTTGATGCGCTGCGCGCATTGAGAACCGAGTTGGCGCGCGCCCAGAGTGTGCCGCCCTACGTGATCTTCCACGACAAGACCCTGCGGGAAATTGCCACCTCCCGGCCCGAAAGCCTGTCTGCCCTAGGGACCATCGAGGGCATCGGTCCGAGAAAATTGGCGGAATATGGCAATCAGGTGCTCGACCTGATTTCGGCGAATTGA